Below is a window of Candidatus Sulfotelmatobacter sp. DNA.
GGCCACTATCGGCGAGCCACCGACGACATCCAGCGTTACCTCACTCTGGCGGCGCTCCAGGACCGGAACGAGACGCTGTTCTATCGACTGCTCTCGCATCATCTCGAGGAGATGGTTCCGATCGTGTACACGCCGACCGTCGGCAAGGTGTGCGAGCAGTACAGCCACATCTACCGGCGGCCGCGCGGGGTGTACGTGTCTTCGCGCGATCGCGGCCGGATCGCCGAGGTCCTGAGCAATCAGCGGCGAGAGGGCTGTCGGGTCATCGTGATCACCGACAACGAGGCCATCCTCGGCATCGGCGATCAGGGCGTCGGCGGAATGGGCATCGCCATCGGCAAGCTCGCGCTCTACACCGCCGGCGCGGGCATCCATCCGGCCCGCGCGCTGCCGCTCGACTTTGACGTCGGCACCGACAATGCCGCGCTGCTCGACGACCCGCTTTATCTGGGGGTGCGCGAGCCTCGATTGAAGGGCGAGGCCTACTTCAGCCTGCTCGACGAGCTGGTCGAGGCGATCCTGAGCATCTATCCCGGGGCCCTGGTGCAATGGGAGGACTTCGCCAAGCACAACGCGTTTCGCGTCCTCGAACGCTATCGGCGTCGCCTGCTCTCGTTCAACGACGACATCCAGGGCACCGGGGCGGTAGTGGTGGCAGGCATGCGCCGCGCGCTCGCGCGAGTCGGGCGCCACTGGGGAGACGAACGGATCGTGCTCTATGGCGCGGGCGCCGCCGGAGCCGGCTGCGCGCTGGCGCTGCGGGCGACTCTGCGCGAGCAGGGGGTTCCCGAATCGGAGCTCAACCGCCGAGTGCTGTGCCTCGATTCACGCGGACTCGTTCTCGCCGATCGGCCCGGACTGGAGGGGGAGAAGCGCGACATCGCGGCCGATCCTGCACTGGTCACCGATTGGCTCGGAGCGCCATCGCCTCCCGGGCTGCTCGACGTCATCGAGCACTTCCGGCCCACCGCTTTGCTCGGCGTCTCGGGTCAGCCCGGCGCGTTCACCGAGCAGGTGGTGCGCTGGATGCAAGTGGGTTGCGAGCGACCCATCATCCTGCCGCTCTCCAATCCGACCAGCCTGTGCGAGGCCACGCCCGAGAACCTGCTGCGGTGGACCCACGGCGCCGCGGTGGTGGGGACCGGAAGCCCGTTCCCCGATGTCGTGCACGGCGACATTCACTACCAGATCGGCCAGGGCAACAACGCCCTGATCTTCCCCGGCATCGGCCTCGGTGCAACCGCGGTGGAAGCGTGCTGGCTTCCCGACTCGGCCTTTGCGGCGGCGGCGGGTGCGGTGGCCGAATTCCCGATTGCCGCGGGGCCCGGCGCGCCGATCTACCCGCCGCTCTCGAAGTTGCGCGAGGTCGCCCGCCAGGTGGCGCGTGCTGTCGGGCGCTCGCTGGTTTCGAGCGGCGACGCGCCGCACATCTTAGATGCCGAGGTGGACGCGCGCATCCGGAGCGCGACCTGGGAACCGGTGTACCTGCCCTACCGGCCGGCCTGATTCCGGCCAGACGCAGGACATGGCATCATCGGTCCCGTGGGCGCGCCGCCGGCGATACTCGAGTCCCTGATCGCGCGTTCGCGCACCCCCGCGGTCCAGTACCTGGCCGTCGACGCCTCGAGCACGCGCTTCGAATTCCACGGCGGCCTCGCCGATCTCGACCGTGGAACTGCGCTCGAATCGACCACCACGATGATGGCCTATTCGATGAGCAAGACGCTCACTGCGGCCGCCGTCCTCCGGCTGGTCGAGATGAAGCGAATCGCCCTCGACGATTCGATCGCCGAGTGGGCGGGGCCGATTCCCTACGACCGAGCGATCTCGGTGCGACAGTTGCTCACCCACACTTCGGGAATCCCGAACCCGATCCCGCTCCGCTGGGTCCATCCTGCGGCCGAACATGCCCGCTTCGATGAAGCGGCGGCTCTCGATCGAGTGCTCCGGGCGCATGCTCGACTGGCATTTCGGCCGGGCACGCGCTTCTCCTATTCGAACCTCGGCTATTGGCTGCTCGGACGAGTGGTGGAGCGCGCCAGCCGCGAACCGTTCTCCGAGTTCGTGGCCGCGCAGCTCCTCGCGCCGCTCGGCCTGGCGGCTTCCCAGCTGGGCTACGCGATTTCCGATCCCGCCCGCCATGCGACCGGCTATCTCGAGAGGACCTCCATACTCAACCTGGTCAGGAGATTCGTCATCGATCCCCGGTTGATCGGCCGCTATCATGGCCGCTGGCTCTCGCTCCAAAGCCACTACGTCGACGGACCTGCCTTTGGGGGCCTGGTGGGGACGGCGAAGGGATTCGCGCGGTTCCTTCAGGATCAGCTCGCGACTCGATCGCGCATCCTCGGCGATGACATGCGCGCGCTGTTCTTCGAGCGCCAGCAACTTGCGAGCGGCACGCCCATGCCCATGACGCTGGGCTGGCATGTCGGCGGCACTCACGGCCGGGCGTTCTTCTACAAGGAGGGAGGAGGGGGCGGATTCCACTCGATGATGCGTCTCTATCGCGACCGCGGGGTGGGCACGGTGATCATGGTCAACGCCACCGGCTTCGACGTCGGCGCGACACTCGATAGGCTGGATCCGGAATTCCTGGCATGAGGCGAGCGACCACCACATGAAGGATGCGGGACTCGCGGGCTCGGCGGCCTCGCCGTTCATGATGCGCCCGACCACGCCGTGCTCCACCACGCGGCCGAACGGCGGACTCCGGTGCGATTCGGAACCGCGATCGCTTCGCACCTGGGGCGTCGCTGCCCGGGCTGCCGGTCAACGACCAGCGCGTGACGATTCAGTGCGACTTCCCTTGACCTCGGAGGCCGAGTGGCCAGGGTCCTGCTGATCCTTCCCCATCTGCCACAACGCATGGGCACGCCCTACCTCGGGCAACAGTACGTCGCCTCCGCGCTGCTCGCCGACGGGCACGAGGTGCGATGCCTGGATCTCGCCGCGATCCGCAGTGAAGGTCGGGACGAGGTCGCGGTCGAATCGGCCGAGCGCTTTCGCCCGGATCTGATCGGCATGACCCTGTTCACCTACAACGCCCGCCGCGGATACGCGCTGGCCGAACGGCTCGACGGGCTCTCGCGCTGGCGGGTGGCCGGCGGCCCGCACGTGACCGCCGTCCCCGACGAGCCGCTGGCGCATGGGTTCGACATCGCGATCGCGGGCGAGGCCGAGCGGCTGATGGTCGATTTGGCCCGCGCCTGCGACGGCGGCGACGCGATGCCGGTGCGTCCCGGCGTTCACTCCGCCGGGCTCGATGGCGGCTCTCACCAGACCCTCGACGACCTCGACGCGCTGCCGTTCCCGCTCGAGAGCTATCGGTGCTACGAGCCCGGCTGGTATTCCGAGGGCGCGATGGTGGTGCCCGGCGGCCTCATGACCAGCCGTGGCTGCCCGGCGCGCTGCACCTTCTGCGCCAATCACGTGACCGGGCGCGTCTATCGCTGGAGGTCGTCCGCGAACGTGGTCGCCGAGATGAAGGCGCTACGCGAGCGCCATGGCGTCATGCACTTTCCGTTCTGGGACGACGCCTTCACCGCGCGACGCCTGCGCATGCTCGAACTATGTGACGCGATTCTCGCCGAGCCCTCGCTCCGCGGCGCGACCTGGACCTGCATCACCCCCGGGAACATGGTGCGGGCCGGCGATCTCGCTCGCATGCGCGAGGCCGGTTGCGTGGCCATCAATTTCGGGATCGAGAGCGGCGACTACAACATCCTGCGCGTCATCCAGAAGGGGCAGAAGCCCGAGCAGGTCCGCGCCGCCGTGGACGCGGCGAAGGCGGCCGGGATGACCACCATCGTCAACTTCATGTTCGGCTTCCCCGAGGAAGGCGTCGCCGAGCTCGAAAACACCCGCCGATTCATGGACCAGCTCGCGCCGCACACCGACTATTTCAACAATCGCGGCGTGCTGGTGCCGATGCCCGGCACCGCGATCTACGACCGCGGACACGAACGCTTCGGTTTCACGCGCTGGTGGCTGGACGCCAGCCGCGTCGTCGACGAGCCCAACGTCCACGTGCTGGATCCGCGGGCGATTCAGGAATATCTCGAGCACGATCCGACGCTCGATCTCGACTTCTTCGGCTATTCGAGCGAGGTGCGCGCGGCGATCGCCGAGTGCGTGCGCTTCAAGGCTCGCCACAATGCCGGCACCATGGGGCGGTTGGCGTCAGCCGCGACCCGCGCGAGCCCGGTGGGAAGCGCGCCCCTCGATCTGATCCAGAATGCCGCGGCCTCGGTGGGGTAGGAGCGCGCCAGGATGGAGACCTTCAGGGTCGTGCCGTTGCTCGATTCATCCGCATCCCTGGGTGAACCCGACGAGCTGATTCGCCGCGCGGGAAGCGACGGCTATCTCTACCTCCGCGGGCTCTTCGATCCGAATGTGGTGCGCGATCTCCGCAGGCTGGTTCTGGCGGAATGCGTGCGACTCGGGTGGCTCGAGGCGGGTTCCGCCACCGATTTGGCGCGCGCGCACCCGACGCTGCGCGGGATTCGGACCGGCGATCCACAGTCGGTCGAGCTGCTTGCACGCGTGCTGCCTTCCGTCGAGCTGGATCGGATTCGCCGTGAGCCGAGCCTCGAGCGCATCCTGGGCGCCGTATTCGGCGGCGGCTTCGAAACGCACCAGGGCGACGTCTGTCGCGTGGTGTTTCCGAACGCGGAACATCTCACCACGCCGCCGCATCAGGACGGCGCCTATGTCGGTGTCGAGCGCGAGTGCTGGACGGTGTGGACGCCGCTGGGCGATTGCCCGCTGGCGCTCGGCCCTCTGGCGCTCGCGCCCGGCTCGCATCGCGGGGGCCTGTTCGAGCACTCGGGGGGTGCGGCGCGGATACCGGGGGAGCCCGGTCGCGGCGAGTGGGCGGCGAGCGACCTCACCTGCGGCGATGCGCTGCTGTTCCATGCCCTCACGATCCACCGGGCCCTGCCCAATCGGAGCGGCGATACGCTGCGGCTCTCCGTGGACTGCCGCTACCGGGCTGAATAGCGCACCTCGTCCACAATATCCGCCGGGGCGATTCGTCTACACCATCGGGTGAGCACTGCGGCGGAACGGGAGCGGATGGAACCCGAATCGGACCGGCGGATCTCCGAAGTCGTGGAGCGGGAGCGATCCCGGCTCCTCGACTTCATCCGCCGGCGAGTTCCCGATCCCGGCGACGCCGAGGACATCCTGCAGGAGGTGTTCTTCGAGCTGGTCGAGGCGAACCGGCTGCTGATGCCGATCGAGCACGTCACCGGCTGGCTGTTCCGCGTGGCGCGCAATCGCATCGTCGACCTGTTCCGCAAGCGTCGGCACGAGCGCTTCAACGCTGCGGTCGAGGACGAGCACGGCGAGCAGCTGGCGCCGGAGGACCTGCTGCCCTCGCCCGACGACGGGCCCGAAGCCATGCACGCGCGCGCCGCACTCCTCGACGAGCTCGAGGCGGCGATCAACGAACTGCCCGCGGAGCAGCGCCAGGTGTTCGTGGCGCACGAGCTGGAGGGGCGGAGTTTTAAGGAGCTGGCCGCCGAGAGCGGCCTCCCGCTGAACACGCTGCTGTCTCGAAAGCGCTACGCAGTACTTCGCCTGCGAGAGCGGCTGCGAGATATGTACGAGTCATTCGAAGGCGACTGAGGAGGGAATCGATCATGAACCGGGCAAGGAGGCTGATCTGGATCGCGCCGCTGGCGCTGATCGCCATCACGCTGTTCGCGATTCTCGGCGGCGAGGCGGTGAAGTGGCTGTGGAACTGGTTGACGCCCCCGCTGTTCGGATGGCGCACGATCACCTTCTGGCAGGCGCTGGCGATGCTCGCGCTCGCGCGGATCCTGTTCGGCGGCCCGGGCTTCGGCGGCAGCGGCGGCAGTCTGCGCCGCCGCATGCAGGAACGGTGGGACGTGCTCACACCCGAGGAACGCGAGAAGATCCGGCAACGCATGCGCGCGCGCTGGGGCTTTGGAGCGCCCCCGGGCGAGGGCACGCCGACCGCCTGAGCTTTCGCTTGACGCCATGCGGAGTTACTCTCGGCCGTCGCCGGACCACCACGCCCTAATTCGCATCTTCTCAGCCTGACGCGCCGCAACGCCGACGGTCCAGCCCTCGAGTTCATGAGTCGCATGCCCCAACCCATGCCGAGAGGTGACCCATGTCGAAGCGATCGGCAGTCCCGCTTACGCTGCTCCTCGCCGCCGGCGCGCTGATTCTCGGCGCGCAGGGCTGCGGTGAGAGCAATGGCACCGGCGGTGGCAGCACCGCGTCCTTCGCGACCCCGAGCGTGCCGCCCGGATTCAAAGGGAAGATCGCGCTCGACATTCGCCAGTCCAAATCCGACTGGACTCCATTCACGCCCAAGCGCGCGCCGGAGGGCTCGCCCAACGTCCTGTTGGTGCTCTACGACGACACCGGCCTCGCCGCATGGTCGCCGTACGGCGGCCGCATCAACATGCCGACTCTGCAGCGCCTGGCGGACACCGGGCTCACGTACACGCAGTGGCATACCTGCGCGCTCTGCTCGCCGACCCGCTCCACCATCCTCACCGGCCGCAATCATCACCTGAATGGGATGGCTTCGATCACCGAAGCCGCCGACGGTTACCCGGGTGCGAGCGGCTACGTTCCTGCGCAGTGCGCGACCCTGGCGCAGATCCTTCAGGACAACGGTTGGGGCACCTTCTGGATCGGCAAGGATCACAACGTGCCCGAGCAGGACGTCGCGCCCGGCGGGAGCCGGAAGCAGTGGCCGGTGCAGATGGGGTTCGATCGCTACTACGGATTCCTCGGCGGTGAAACCAACCAGTGGTATCCGGATCTCGTGGAAGACAACCGCTTCGTGGATCCGCCCTACGGGCCGGATCAGGGTTATCACCTTTCGAAGGACCTCGCCGATCACGCCATCGAGATGATCCGCAATCAGCAGGCCAGCAACCCCTCCAAGCCCTGGTTCATGTGGTTCTGCCCGGGGGCCAATCACGCGCCACACCAGGCGCCCGCCGACTACATCGCGAAGTACAAGGGCAAGTTCGACGACGGCTACGAAGCCTATCGCAGCTGGGTGCTGCAACGCATGATCGACAAGGGAGTCATGCCGAAGGGCACGCAACTCACGCCGATCAATCCGCTCCCCGATTCGATCGCGAACAAGGGCGACGTCGTTCGCCCCTGGAACTCCCTCACCGCTGACGAGAAGAAGCTGTTCTCGCACATGGCCGAGGTCTACGCCGGCTTCTCGGAGTACACCGACGCCCAGGTCGGTCGTATCGTCGACTACCTCCAGGACACTCATCAGCTCGACAACACGCTGGTGATCTATTGCGCCGACAACGGGGCATCGGGCGAGGGAAGCCCCAGCGGCTCGGTCAACGAGAACAAGTTCTTCAACGACTACCCCGACGAGATGTCGGAGAACATGAAGTACCTGACTCGTCTCGGCTCACCCGACACCTACAACCACTATCCGACCGGCTGGGCGGTCGCGTTCTCGTCCCCGTTCCAGATGTTCAAGCGCTACTCGAATTTCGCGGGCGGCACCTGTTGTCCGCTGGTGATCTCGTGGCCGAAGGGCATCCAGGCGCACGGTGAGCTGCGCAACCAGTACCACCACTCGGTGGATCTGGTGCCCACCATCCTTGATGTCTGTGGCCTGCAGATGCCGGCGGTCTATCGCGGGGTCCGACAGTGGCCGCTGTCGGGCGTGTCGATGCGCTATTCGTTCGACGCGGCCCCCGACGCACCCACCCAGAAACACATCCAGTACTACGCGATGCTCGGCACACGCGGGATCTGGAAGGATGGGTGGAAGGCGGCGGCGCTACATGCTCCGCTCACCGGCAGGGGCCATTTCGACACCGACGGCTGGCTGCTCTATCACACCGACGTCGACCGTTCGGAGTCGAAGGATCTCGCGAAGGACAACCCCGACAAACTGAAGGAGCTGATCGCCGCCTGGAACGATGAGGCGCAGAGGAATCTGGTGCTGCCGCTCGACGATCGGACCGCGGTCGAGATGCTGGGCGTCCAGCGCCCGAGCTCGGAGCCGGCGCGCCAGCGCTATCTCTACTATCCGGGTTCGTCGGCGGTTCCCGAGGGCGTGGCGGTGAACATCCGCGGCCGCTCGTACAAGATCCTGGCCAACGTCGAGATCGCCGATCCAAACGCTTCGGGAGTGATCTTCGCGCACGGCTCCCGCTTCGGTGGTCACGCACTCTTCATCAAGGATCACAAGCTTCACTACGTTTACAATTTCCTCGGCATCGCGCCCGAGCAGGATTTCTCCTCACCGCCGCTCGCCAAGGGGAAGTACTCGCTGGGGATGGAATTCACGCGAGACACGACCGGCACGCACGGCGAGTCGATCGGGCACGTGAAGCTCTACGTGAACGACAAGGTGGTGGCCCAGGGCCCGATGCGCACCCAACTGGGCAAGTTCACCCTGGCCGGCGACGGCCTGTGTGTGGGCTTCGACAGCGCCGACGCGGTGAGCCACCAGTACAGGGC
It encodes the following:
- a CDS encoding NAD-dependent malic enzyme, with protein sequence MVRFEERKVPVTGEKYVTVFGSGTALRDDPILNKGTCFPEAERDALGLRGLLPPDVATPEEQEERAYGHYRRATDDIQRYLTLAALQDRNETLFYRLLSHHLEEMVPIVYTPTVGKVCEQYSHIYRRPRGVYVSSRDRGRIAEVLSNQRREGCRVIVITDNEAILGIGDQGVGGMGIAIGKLALYTAGAGIHPARALPLDFDVGTDNAALLDDPLYLGVREPRLKGEAYFSLLDELVEAILSIYPGALVQWEDFAKHNAFRVLERYRRRLLSFNDDIQGTGAVVVAGMRRALARVGRHWGDERIVLYGAGAAGAGCALALRATLREQGVPESELNRRVLCLDSRGLVLADRPGLEGEKRDIAADPALVTDWLGAPSPPGLLDVIEHFRPTALLGVSGQPGAFTEQVVRWMQVGCERPIILPLSNPTSLCEATPENLLRWTHGAAVVGTGSPFPDVVHGDIHYQIGQGNNALIFPGIGLGATAVEACWLPDSAFAAAAGAVAEFPIAAGPGAPIYPPLSKLREVARQVARAVGRSLVSSGDAPHILDAEVDARIRSATWEPVYLPYRPA
- a CDS encoding serine hydrolase domain-containing protein encodes the protein MGAPPAILESLIARSRTPAVQYLAVDASSTRFEFHGGLADLDRGTALESTTTMMAYSMSKTLTAAAVLRLVEMKRIALDDSIAEWAGPIPYDRAISVRQLLTHTSGIPNPIPLRWVHPAAEHARFDEAAALDRVLRAHARLAFRPGTRFSYSNLGYWLLGRVVERASREPFSEFVAAQLLAPLGLAASQLGYAISDPARHATGYLERTSILNLVRRFVIDPRLIGRYHGRWLSLQSHYVDGPAFGGLVGTAKGFARFLQDQLATRSRILGDDMRALFFERQQLASGTPMPMTLGWHVGGTHGRAFFYKEGGGGGFHSMMRLYRDRGVGTVIMVNATGFDVGATLDRLDPEFLA
- a CDS encoding radical SAM protein translates to MARVLLILPHLPQRMGTPYLGQQYVASALLADGHEVRCLDLAAIRSEGRDEVAVESAERFRPDLIGMTLFTYNARRGYALAERLDGLSRWRVAGGPHVTAVPDEPLAHGFDIAIAGEAERLMVDLARACDGGDAMPVRPGVHSAGLDGGSHQTLDDLDALPFPLESYRCYEPGWYSEGAMVVPGGLMTSRGCPARCTFCANHVTGRVYRWRSSANVVAEMKALRERHGVMHFPFWDDAFTARRLRMLELCDAILAEPSLRGATWTCITPGNMVRAGDLARMREAGCVAINFGIESGDYNILRVIQKGQKPEQVRAAVDAAKAAGMTTIVNFMFGFPEEGVAELENTRRFMDQLAPHTDYFNNRGVLVPMPGTAIYDRGHERFGFTRWWLDASRVVDEPNVHVLDPRAIQEYLEHDPTLDLDFFGYSSEVRAAIAECVRFKARHNAGTMGRLASAATRASPVGSAPLDLIQNAAASVG
- a CDS encoding phytanoyl-CoA dioxygenase family protein gives rise to the protein METFRVVPLLDSSASLGEPDELIRRAGSDGYLYLRGLFDPNVVRDLRRLVLAECVRLGWLEAGSATDLARAHPTLRGIRTGDPQSVELLARVLPSVELDRIRREPSLERILGAVFGGGFETHQGDVCRVVFPNAEHLTTPPHQDGAYVGVERECWTVWTPLGDCPLALGPLALAPGSHRGGLFEHSGGAARIPGEPGRGEWAASDLTCGDALLFHALTIHRALPNRSGDTLRLSVDCRYRAE
- a CDS encoding sigma-70 family RNA polymerase sigma factor codes for the protein MEPESDRRISEVVERERSRLLDFIRRRVPDPGDAEDILQEVFFELVEANRLLMPIEHVTGWLFRVARNRIVDLFRKRRHERFNAAVEDEHGEQLAPEDLLPSPDDGPEAMHARAALLDELEAAINELPAEQRQVFVAHELEGRSFKELAAESGLPLNTLLSRKRYAVLRLRERLRDMYESFEGD
- a CDS encoding arylsulfatase; translated protein: MSKRSAVPLTLLLAAGALILGAQGCGESNGTGGGSTASFATPSVPPGFKGKIALDIRQSKSDWTPFTPKRAPEGSPNVLLVLYDDTGLAAWSPYGGRINMPTLQRLADTGLTYTQWHTCALCSPTRSTILTGRNHHLNGMASITEAADGYPGASGYVPAQCATLAQILQDNGWGTFWIGKDHNVPEQDVAPGGSRKQWPVQMGFDRYYGFLGGETNQWYPDLVEDNRFVDPPYGPDQGYHLSKDLADHAIEMIRNQQASNPSKPWFMWFCPGANHAPHQAPADYIAKYKGKFDDGYEAYRSWVLQRMIDKGVMPKGTQLTPINPLPDSIANKGDVVRPWNSLTADEKKLFSHMAEVYAGFSEYTDAQVGRIVDYLQDTHQLDNTLVIYCADNGASGEGSPSGSVNENKFFNDYPDEMSENMKYLTRLGSPDTYNHYPTGWAVAFSSPFQMFKRYSNFAGGTCCPLVISWPKGIQAHGELRNQYHHSVDLVPTILDVCGLQMPAVYRGVRQWPLSGVSMRYSFDAAPDAPTQKHIQYYAMLGTRGIWKDGWKAAALHAPLTGRGHFDTDGWLLYHTDVDRSESKDLAKDNPDKLKELIAAWNDEAQRNLVLPLDDRTAVEMLGVQRPSSEPARQRYLYYPGSSAVPEGVAVNIRGRSYKILANVEIADPNASGVIFAHGSRFGGHALFIKDHKLHYVYNFLGIAPEQDFSSPPLAKGKYSLGMEFTRDTTGTHGESIGHVKLYVNDKVVAQGPMRTQLGKFTLAGDGLCVGFDSADAVSHQYRA